GCGTACCGATTTGAATATCAAATACTGCACCTGTACCATTTAGTAGTGGTACTCTGTTGAATTCTGTTGAGTTAGCGATACGATCAACTTCAGAAGTTAATTGTTCGAACTCTACGTTTAGGAACTTTCTTTCAGTTGCTCCAATAGTATCCGAAGCTGCTTGTACTGATAGTTCTCTAAGTCTAATTAAGATATTTGAAACTTCACCTAAAGCACCTTCAGCAATTTGAACTAGTGAAATACCGTCTTCTGCGTTTCTTTCAGCTTGTCCAAGACCTCTAATTTGAGCCTTTAGGTTTTCAGAGATTGCTAGACCTGCGGCATCGTCACCCGCTCTGTTAATTCTCTGACCTGATGATAATTTTTCTAGAGATTGCTGCATACCAAGACGTGTTCCACGTAGGTTTCTCTGTGCGTTTAGAGATGCAACGTTCGTGTTAATTCGTAGTCCCATTCTATCCTCCTTGACTGGGTACCGACAAGATTCCTTCCTGTCAGTCAGCTGAAATCCATACAGCTGTACAATTGTTACACCACCTTATCGCTCCAAATTCTTAACTCTTTAGAAAAAAATTGTATATTTCTTATACGAAACTTTTTGCCTAGTTAAGAAGTTTTCTCAGTATTCATGGGGACTTTGAATTCTAGATTAATTTACTCGAGATTAAAGTTTTAAAAAAATGTAAAATATATGGACATGATACTTACAACTTTAGATCAATATTCTCACTTAAAAGACATACTCAATAAAGAAATTGAAAAAGCTTTTCATTATAAAGATGACAATAGCTTTAATACTGATTTCTTCCAACTAATGAAGGAGAGCAATCATAATAACTGTCACCTTCTTCTTGATGAGAATGAGAACTTAATCGCCCATATAGGTGTAAGGCCAGTCACACTACATTATAAAGGCCAAGAATTAAAAACAATACTTCTTGGAGGTATTGTCACTAAAGAAGAGTTTCAAGGAAAAGGCCACTTTAAAAAACTCTATAATCATATAAAGAGTATCTATAAGGATAACTACTCACTGGCAATTCTTTGGAGTGACAATATGAGTGTCTACAAAAAACTTGGCTACACTCAATTTGGACTAACAGCAGTCATTGGTGATACCCCTTCGACAGAGGACGAGATTAAACAAAGAGGCTATCATCAAGTTCCTATCCAACAAATCCCAAAAGAAAGATTGGAAAATAAATATAACGAATCATATAAAGAGACTATTTCTATTAAAAGGACTTTAACAGAATGGAATGATATTCAAAAAATATCTTCGATGAAAATATATATGAATGACAATAATGATTATCTTTTCTTTGAGAAGGGACAAGATTTAAAAGGTATTATTCATGAATGTTCTTTCGCTAATAATAAAGTAGAGCTTTCAAAATTCAAAGGACTACAATTACTTAATCCAACCCCTCTAGATAATAATTCATTCTACATCCACCTTGCATGGGGGAAAGTTATAAATACTTCAGACTTTTCAAAATTCTTGAGTGCCATTACAAATGGTCAGGTTTCGATTTCAGAATTTCTAGCAGATTCAGATAAGATAACTCTTACAATTAACGAAGAATCGTATTTATTTAAAAGAGAAGAAGTCCTACCACTTCTATTTGGGCCAGAGCAAGCAATTGAGCTACAAGACTTAATTCCTCAAATCTATATTACTGGCGCAGATAGTATTTAATTATTTACGATGTTTAAGAGTTCCATAACCTAGTGCTCCTAAAGATAATAACCACAGGATTAAAGTTATAGTTGGGTAATCGAGAAGTGCACCTCGATAGAGGTCTGGCCCAGAAACAAATGACTTTCCAGCAAAAAACAGCACTCCACCAAGGATATAAAAAGATAATAATCTTACGCTACTTGCTAGTGAGGAAATTGGTTTCCAAATACCTTTATGCCTAATTTTAACTGCATAGTTATTTTTTGCAAACTCTTTTAAAAACCACTTCAGATGCCTCGGAACAATTCTAGACGCAC
The DNA window shown above is from Bacteriovorax sp. BAL6_X and carries:
- a CDS encoding flagellin, yielding MGLRINTNVASLNAQRNLRGTRLGMQQSLEKLSSGQRINRAGDDAAGLAISENLKAQIRGLGQAERNAEDGISLVQIAEGALGEVSNILIRLRELSVQAASDTIGATERKFLNVEFEQLTSEVDRIANSTEFNRVPLLNGTGAVFDIQIGTRNDPISDRLTFDASSADVNVAALGLNLASVADKISAQNSLSSIDQAIISVSGIRADFGALQNRLQSTVNNIATSIENLSAANSRVRDTDVAAETANLTKQNILMTAGTSVLAQANTSTNSALSLIQAAAQG
- a CDS encoding GNAT family N-acetyltransferase, which encodes MILTTLDQYSHLKDILNKEIEKAFHYKDDNSFNTDFFQLMKESNHNNCHLLLDENENLIAHIGVRPVTLHYKGQELKTILLGGIVTKEEFQGKGHFKKLYNHIKSIYKDNYSLAILWSDNMSVYKKLGYTQFGLTAVIGDTPSTEDEIKQRGYHQVPIQQIPKERLENKYNESYKETISIKRTLTEWNDIQKISSMKIYMNDNNDYLFFEKGQDLKGIIHECSFANNKVELSKFKGLQLLNPTPLDNNSFYIHLAWGKVINTSDFSKFLSAITNGQVSISEFLADSDKITLTINEESYLFKREEVLPLLFGPEQAIELQDLIPQIYITGADSI